In Chloroflexota bacterium, the sequence TGTCTGTTGTGATCGTCAACTACAATACGAAGGCGCTCCTGCGCGACTGCCTGCGCTCCGTGCTGGGGAGCCGCGGGCTGGACGCTTTTGCCGTGATCGTCGTGGACAACGCCTCCACCGACGGCAGCGCCGACATGGTGCGCCAGGAGTTCCCGCAGGTGCATCTCATTGCCAGCCCTGTCAACGGCGGGTACTCGTATGCCAACAATCTGGGCCTGCAGGCGGCCCCGCCCTCGCGCTACTACCTGCTGCTGAACCCCGATACGGTGGTGCCGCCTTCGGCCCTGGCCGACATGGTGGCCTACATGGATTCCAGGCCCGACGCGGGGGTCGCGGGGCCGCGCCTGGTGCTGGCCGACGGGAGCCTGGACCTGGCCTGTCGCCGTGGCTTCCCCACGCCCGCCGTATCCCTGTATCGGCTGAGCGGACTCAGCCGTCTGTTCCCCAAGAGCAGGCGCTTCGGCCGCTACAACATGACGTTCCTGGACCCCGACGACGAGGCCGAGGTGGACTCGGTGGTCGGGGCGTTCATGATGGTGCGGGCCGAGGCCATGGAGCAGGCGGGGCTGTTGGACGAGACGTTTTTCATGTACGGCGAAGACCTGGATTGGGCCTATCGCATTCGGCAGAAGGGGTGGAAGGTATACTACAACCCCGCCGTAACGGTGCTTCACTACAAGCGGGCGGCCAGCCGCCACAGCCGCCGCGCCCAGTTTGAGTTCCAGCGCGCCATGTACATCTTCTACCGCAAGCACTATGCGGCCAGCACCAACCGCGTGCTCCATTTTCTCATCCTGTGTGGGCTTGTCCTGCGGGGCGGGCTTCCCATGCTGCGGGAGATTCTGGGCAGGCCCCAGGCCGCGACAACGAAGGAGACGCCCGCATGACAAAGCGCAGCGAGTGGCTCCTCAAGGCGATGCTGG encodes:
- a CDS encoding glycosyltransferase family 2 protein — its product is SVVIVNYNTKALLRDCLRSVLGSRGLDAFAVIVVDNASTDGSADMVRQEFPQVHLIASPVNGGYSYANNLGLQAAPPSRYYLLLNPDTVVPPSALADMVAYMDSRPDAGVAGPRLVLADGSLDLACRRGFPTPAVSLYRLSGLSRLFPKSRRFGRYNMTFLDPDDEAEVDSVVGAFMMVRAEAMEQAGLLDETFFMYGEDLDWAYRIRQKGWKVYYNPAVTVLHYKRAASRHSRRAQFEFQRAMYIFYRKHYAASTNRVLHFLILCGLVLRGGLPMLREILGRPQAATTKETPA